From a single Bacillus pseudomycoides DSM 12442 genomic region:
- the tyrS gene encoding tyrosine--tRNA ligase yields MNIIDELEWRDAINQQTDADGLRELVEEKKISLYCGVDPTGDSMHIGHLIPFMMMKRFQLAGHHPVILIGGATGTIGDPSGRQTERQLQTLEQVQHNVDALTAQMQKLFDFGGNSEVKMVNNYDWTHQINIIEFLRDYGKNFSINSMLAKDIVASRLDTGISFTEFTYQILQAMDFHHLYKEEGVQLQIGGSDQWGNITSGLDLIRKLEGHEAKVFGLTIPLLLKSDGTKFGKSAGGAVWLDPEKTTPFEFYQFWVNTDDRDVVKYLKYFTFLTKDRIDELVVKVQTEPHKREAQKVLAEEMTKFVHGEHALSQALKITEALFSGDIKSLTADEIEQGFKDMPTFHASKETKNIVEWLVDLGIEPSRRQAREDINNGAISMNGEKVTDVNTHVTVENSFDGRFIIIRKGKKNYSLVKLGE; encoded by the coding sequence ATGAACATTATTGATGAATTAGAATGGCGCGATGCCATAAATCAACAAACAGATGCAGACGGATTACGTGAATTAGTAGAAGAGAAAAAGATTTCCTTGTACTGTGGTGTAGATCCAACAGGTGACAGTATGCATATTGGACATTTGATTCCGTTTATGATGATGAAACGGTTTCAATTAGCTGGGCATCATCCAGTGATTTTAATTGGGGGAGCAACAGGGACGATTGGGGATCCAAGTGGACGCCAAACAGAGCGTCAGTTGCAGACGTTAGAACAGGTACAGCATAATGTTGACGCATTAACAGCACAAATGCAAAAGCTATTTGATTTTGGCGGCAATAGTGAAGTGAAAATGGTAAATAACTACGACTGGACGCATCAAATCAATATTATCGAGTTTTTACGTGACTACGGTAAAAACTTTAGTATAAATAGTATGTTAGCGAAAGATATAGTAGCGAGCCGTTTAGATACAGGGATTTCATTTACGGAATTCACGTACCAAATATTACAAGCAATGGATTTCCATCACTTATACAAAGAAGAAGGGGTACAACTACAAATTGGTGGTAGTGACCAGTGGGGAAATATTACAAGTGGTTTAGATTTAATTCGTAAATTAGAAGGGCATGAAGCCAAAGTTTTTGGATTAACAATTCCATTATTATTAAAATCAGACGGTACGAAATTTGGTAAATCAGCAGGCGGAGCAGTTTGGTTAGATCCTGAAAAAACAACGCCATTTGAATTCTACCAGTTCTGGGTGAATACGGATGACCGTGATGTAGTTAAGTACTTGAAATACTTTACGTTCTTAACGAAGGATAGAATTGATGAATTAGTAGTGAAGGTTCAAACGGAGCCACATAAGCGTGAAGCGCAAAAAGTGCTAGCAGAAGAAATGACGAAATTTGTTCATGGTGAGCATGCACTGTCCCAAGCACTAAAAATTACAGAAGCATTATTTAGTGGGGATATTAAATCATTAACTGCGGATGAAATTGAACAAGGATTTAAAGATATGCCGACTTTCCATGCTTCAAAAGAAACAAAAAATATCGTTGAGTGGTTAGTTGATTTAGGAATTGAACCTTCTAGACGTCAAGCCAGAGAAGATATTAATAATGGAGCTATTTCTATGAACGGTGAAAAAGTGACTGATGTGAATACACATGTTACAGTAGAAAATTCATTCGATGGAAGATTTATTATTATCCGTAAAGGTAAAAAGAATTACAGCTTGGTGAAATTAGGAGAATAA
- a CDS encoding NAD(P)/FAD-dependent oxidoreductase yields the protein MSKQIVILGAGYGGLLAALNVRKYYSKSEAQVTVINQYPTHQIITELHRLAAGNVSEQAIAMPLTKLFKGKDIDLKIATVESFSVDKKEIKLAGGTTLSYDALVVALGSKTAYFGIPGLEENSMVLKSAADANKIYKHVEDRIREYAKTKNEADATILIGGGGLTGVELVGELADIMPKLAKSHGVNPKEVKLLLVEAGPKILPVLPDDLIERATTSLEARGVKFLTGLPVTNVAGNEIDLKDGQKIVANTFVWTGGVQGNPLIGESGLEVNRGRATVDAYLQSTSHKDVFVAGDSAVVFGPEGRPYPPTAQIAWQMGELIGYNLYAALEGKAFEEFAPVNSGTLASLGRKDAVATIGASSTPLKGLPASLMKEASNVRYLSHIKGLFSLAY from the coding sequence ATGTCAAAACAAATTGTCATCTTAGGCGCTGGTTATGGCGGACTTCTTGCCGCTTTAAATGTACGTAAATATTACAGCAAATCAGAAGCACAAGTTACAGTAATCAACCAATACCCAACACACCAAATCATTACAGAACTACACCGCCTAGCAGCAGGTAACGTTTCTGAACAAGCTATTGCAATGCCACTTACAAAACTTTTCAAAGGCAAAGACATCGATCTTAAAATTGCAACAGTTGAGTCATTCTCAGTAGACAAAAAAGAAATAAAACTAGCTGGTGGCACTACTTTATCTTACGATGCACTTGTAGTTGCTTTAGGAAGTAAAACTGCTTACTTCGGTATTCCAGGACTAGAAGAAAACAGCATGGTATTAAAATCTGCTGCTGATGCAAACAAAATCTACAAACATGTTGAAGATCGTATTCGTGAATACGCAAAAACAAAAAATGAAGCTGATGCTACAATCTTAATCGGTGGTGGCGGATTAACTGGCGTTGAGCTAGTTGGTGAGCTTGCTGACATTATGCCTAAACTTGCAAAAAGCCACGGCGTAAACCCTAAAGAAGTAAAATTACTTCTTGTTGAAGCAGGTCCAAAAATCCTTCCAGTATTACCAGACGATTTAATTGAACGTGCAACTACTAGCTTAGAAGCACGCGGCGTTAAATTCTTAACAGGTCTTCCTGTAACAAACGTTGCTGGCAATGAAATTGACTTAAAAGACGGTCAAAAAATCGTTGCAAACACATTCGTTTGGACAGGTGGCGTACAAGGTAACCCATTAATCGGTGAATCAGGTCTTGAAGTAAACCGTGGCCGTGCAACTGTTGATGCATACCTACAATCTACTTCTCACAAAGACGTATTCGTTGCTGGAGACAGCGCTGTTGTCTTCGGTCCAGAAGGTCGTCCATACCCACCAACTGCACAAATCGCTTGGCAAATGGGTGAGTTAATTGGATACAACTTATACGCAGCACTAGAAGGCAAAGCATTCGAAGAGTTCGCACCAGTAAACTCTGGAACACTTGCAAGTCTAGGTCGTAAAGATGCTGTTGCTACAATCGGAGCAAGCTCAACTCCACTTAAAGGCTTACCAGCATCATTAATGAAAGAAGCAAGTAACGTTCGTTACTTATCACATATTAAAGGATTATTCAGCTTAGCTTACTAA
- a CDS encoding DUF1641 domain-containing protein — protein sequence MPETITQTKPEQESLQISASQGQLDVLDQLLKPEVQESLTTLVEQLPKLTELVNILTKSYDFAQTVATDEVLKSDTVGAIQEIVEPVKDTVKSMAATAIEAKDRAEESSEVIGLFGLLKLLKDPQAQKMFRFINAYLQISAERNNK from the coding sequence ATGCCAGAAACTATCACTCAAACAAAGCCTGAACAAGAATCTTTACAAATTTCTGCTAGCCAAGGACAACTTGATGTACTTGATCAATTGTTAAAACCTGAAGTACAAGAGTCATTAACTACACTAGTAGAACAACTTCCAAAATTAACTGAGCTTGTTAACATTTTAACTAAGTCTTATGACTTCGCTCAAACTGTTGCTACTGACGAAGTATTAAAAAGCGACACTGTTGGCGCAATCCAAGAGATTGTAGAGCCTGTAAAAGATACAGTGAAAAGCATGGCAGCAACTGCTATCGAAGCAAAAGATCGTGCTGAAGAAAGCTCTGAAGTTATCGGTCTTTTCGGTCTGTTAAAATTACTAAAAGATCCACAAGCACAAAAAATGTTCCGTTTTATCAATGCTTATCTTCAAATTAGTGCAGAACGCAATAATAAATAA
- a CDS encoding winged helix-turn-helix transcriptional regulator, which yields MKTYNIPVEATLEVIGGKWKVVILCHLTKGTKRTSELKRLMPGITQKMLTQQLRELEEDGVIQRKVYNQVPPKVEYSLTDYGRSLEAILDSLCTWGECHLEKNGNSSMLIPQTDQS from the coding sequence ATGAAGACATATAATATTCCTGTAGAAGCAACCTTAGAAGTAATCGGGGGAAAATGGAAAGTCGTCATCCTTTGTCACTTAACAAAAGGAACAAAACGAACAAGTGAATTAAAGCGTTTAATGCCTGGCATTACGCAAAAGATGCTCACACAGCAATTGCGTGAATTAGAAGAAGATGGGGTTATTCAAAGAAAGGTATATAATCAAGTACCACCAAAAGTTGAATACTCTCTTACCGACTACGGTCGGTCCTTAGAAGCGATTCTTGATTCCCTTTGCACTTGGGGGGAGTGCCATCTTGAAAAGAACGGGAATTCGTCCATGCTTATCCCGCAAACAGATCAATCTTAA
- a CDS encoding MFS transporter: MSSYTVPSSDVQTNRRSVFALLALAISAFGIGTTEFISVGLLPSISNDLHVSVTTAGLTVSLYALGVAFGAPILTSLTASMSRKTLLMWIMIVFIIGNGIAGVATGFGVLLVARVVSAFAHGVFMSIGSTIAAALVPEDKRASAIAFMFTGLTVATITGVPIGTFIGQQFGWRASFMVIVAIGIVALIANSLLIPSSLKKGTSVSFRDQFKLITNGRLLLVFVITALGYGGTFVTFTYLSPLLQEVTGFKASTVTIILLVYGIAIAIGNMIGGKLSNHNPIRALFYMFFIQAIVLFVLTFTAPFKVAGLITIILMGLFAFMNVPGLQVYVVILAERFVPSAVDVASAINIASFNAGIALGAYLGGIVTNSLGLIHTAWVGAIMVAGAVILTAWSMGLEKRDQVKS, translated from the coding sequence TTGAGTTCATATACAGTACCGTCTTCAGATGTTCAAACAAATAGAAGAAGTGTGTTTGCTTTATTAGCATTAGCGATTAGTGCGTTTGGAATTGGTACAACTGAATTTATTAGCGTCGGTTTATTGCCATCTATTTCGAACGATTTACATGTTTCAGTTACAACAGCAGGTTTAACCGTGTCTTTATATGCACTAGGAGTAGCATTTGGCGCTCCTATATTAACGTCGTTGACAGCTAGTATGTCACGGAAAACGTTATTAATGTGGATTATGATTGTTTTCATTATTGGTAATGGTATTGCAGGAGTGGCAACAGGCTTTGGTGTACTGCTTGTTGCGAGAGTTGTATCTGCATTTGCGCATGGGGTATTTATGTCGATAGGTTCAACAATCGCTGCAGCTCTTGTGCCAGAAGATAAACGTGCTAGTGCAATTGCTTTTATGTTCACAGGCTTAACAGTCGCAACTATCACAGGTGTACCAATTGGAACATTTATTGGTCAACAATTTGGCTGGAGAGCTTCGTTCATGGTTATCGTAGCAATTGGAATTGTTGCCCTTATCGCAAACAGTTTGTTAATTCCATCTAGTTTAAAAAAAGGTACGTCTGTATCATTTCGCGATCAATTTAAATTAATAACAAACGGAAGACTATTACTTGTTTTCGTAATTACCGCATTAGGGTACGGCGGAACATTTGTAACATTTACGTACTTGTCTCCATTATTACAAGAGGTGACAGGGTTTAAAGCAAGTACAGTTACAATCATTTTGTTAGTGTATGGGATTGCAATTGCGATTGGAAATATGATTGGTGGAAAACTATCGAACCATAATCCAATTCGTGCATTATTCTATATGTTTTTCATTCAAGCGATTGTGCTATTCGTACTCACATTTACGGCGCCGTTTAAGGTAGCAGGGCTCATCACGATTATTTTAATGGGATTATTCGCGTTTATGAATGTTCCAGGATTACAAGTATATGTTGTGATATTAGCTGAACGCTTTGTTCCGAGCGCTGTAGATGTTGCATCTGCAATTAACATTGCCTCCTTTAATGCAGGGATTGCTCTTGGGGCTTACCTTGGTGGCATTGTAACGAATTCATTAGGGTTAATTCATACAGCGTGGGTCGGCGCGATTATGGTAGCTGGTGCAGTCATATTAACGGCATGGAGTATGGGATTAGAAAAACGAGATCAGGTAAAAAGTTAA
- a CDS encoding aldo/keto reductase yields the protein MIKNLQDRVALHNGVEMPWFGLGVFKVEEGPELVNAVKTAIKQGYRSIDTAAIYANEKAVGEGIREGIKEAGISREDLFITSKVWNKDQGYEETLAAYEESLQKLGLEYLDLYLVHWPVGGKYKDTWRALEKLYKEGRVRAIGVSNFQIHHLKDVMEDAEVKPMINQVEYHPRLTQKELRDFCREQGIQMEAWSPLMQGQLLDNETLQEIADKYGKTTAQIILRWDLQNEVVTIPKSTKEHRITQNADIFNFELTKEDMEQIDALNQNHRVGPDPDNFDF from the coding sequence ATGATTAAGAATTTACAAGATCGTGTAGCGTTGCATAACGGCGTGGAAATGCCTTGGTTTGGTTTAGGTGTATTTAAAGTAGAGGAAGGACCTGAACTTGTTAATGCAGTAAAAACGGCGATTAAACAAGGATATCGCAGCATTGATACAGCGGCGATTTATGCAAATGAAAAAGCGGTAGGAGAAGGAATTCGCGAAGGTATTAAAGAAGCAGGTATCTCAAGAGAAGACTTATTCATCACTTCAAAAGTATGGAACAAAGATCAAGGATACGAAGAGACGTTAGCAGCTTATGAAGAAAGTCTACAAAAGTTAGGGCTTGAGTATTTAGATTTATATCTTGTTCATTGGCCGGTAGGAGGAAAATATAAAGATACATGGAGAGCATTAGAAAAGTTATATAAAGAAGGACGCGTACGTGCAATTGGTGTGAGTAACTTCCAAATTCATCATTTGAAAGATGTAATGGAAGATGCAGAAGTGAAACCGATGATTAACCAAGTAGAATATCATCCACGTTTAACGCAAAAAGAATTGCGGGACTTCTGTCGTGAACAAGGTATTCAAATGGAGGCTTGGTCACCTCTTATGCAAGGGCAGTTATTAGATAACGAAACATTACAAGAAATCGCAGATAAATACGGTAAAACGACTGCGCAAATTATCTTGCGCTGGGATTTACAAAATGAAGTTGTAACGATTCCGAAATCAACAAAAGAACACCGTATTACCCAAAATGCGGACATATTTAATTTTGAATTAACAAAAGAAGATATGGAACAAATTGATGCGTTAAATCAGAATCATCGCGTTGGTCCAGATCCGGATAACTTTGATTTCTAA
- a CDS encoding biotin transporter BioY, whose amino-acid sequence MNNHRTNHFRMLIVTALFAAIIGILAQVTIPLPLVPITGQTLAIGLTATILGSRYGTLSVLLYVLIGATGIPVYAGFSGGLSVLFGPTGGFLLAFIPTAFLIGLLTEKTKLTFWNSLMANVLGMFVTLTIGTVFLKYVASLGWQVAFMGGFVPFLIVGVIKAALAAWVGIKVRGALVRSKLLLQEN is encoded by the coding sequence ATGAACAATCATCGTACAAATCATTTCCGCATGTTAATTGTTACTGCACTATTTGCTGCTATTATTGGTATTTTGGCCCAAGTTACAATTCCTCTGCCGCTCGTTCCGATAACAGGACAAACATTAGCGATTGGTCTTACTGCTACAATTTTGGGTTCACGTTATGGCACTTTATCTGTACTGTTATATGTTTTAATTGGTGCAACTGGAATTCCTGTTTATGCTGGGTTTAGTGGCGGTTTATCCGTTTTATTTGGTCCTACAGGCGGCTTCCTATTAGCCTTCATTCCAACTGCTTTTTTAATTGGTTTGTTAACTGAGAAGACAAAGCTTACATTTTGGAATTCGTTAATGGCAAATGTTTTAGGAATGTTTGTGACATTAACGATTGGGACTGTATTCTTAAAGTATGTGGCATCGCTAGGATGGCAAGTTGCTTTCATGGGTGGTTTTGTGCCCTTCCTTATTGTAGGCGTAATAAAAGCTGCATTAGCTGCATGGGTTGGGATTAAGGTAAGAGGAGCGTTAGTACGTTCGAAATTATTATTGCAAGAAAACTAA
- a CDS encoding thioester domain-containing protein translates to MNIKQSYKLLVAFLSVLFVFANLLFPLQKASAEVMDHTKYQMDWSYSKSKKKPIRTELIKTADGKIAFCLNVDLKSPSGQDLPEIGKVDIGVYRVLLNGYPQKSPQELGVSDWREAHYATQLAVWNALGQVDINDLDFRNKNVEKVMKDIVAKAKSSEEVQEITMSVTPSEKQEAVLKDEFFETGLYTVQTNAKSGTYQVQATGAPAGVKFVNEKGETKTQFNVGEKFRILIPKQTPSGEFSFKVSGTLTKLQGIAHKGTPKIQDAVVLLERSEEKTSPDLAVSWKKTEAPQKPNKPYKR, encoded by the coding sequence ATGAATATTAAACAATCGTATAAGTTATTGGTTGCTTTTTTGAGTGTTTTATTTGTATTTGCGAATTTATTATTCCCACTCCAAAAAGCATCGGCAGAAGTCATGGATCATACAAAGTATCAAATGGATTGGAGCTACAGTAAATCAAAAAAGAAACCAATCCGAACAGAGCTTATTAAAACAGCAGATGGGAAAATTGCATTCTGCTTGAATGTAGATTTGAAATCACCAAGCGGTCAAGATTTACCTGAAATAGGTAAGGTGGATATTGGGGTGTACCGCGTGTTATTAAATGGATATCCACAGAAGAGTCCACAAGAATTAGGTGTCTCTGATTGGAGAGAGGCGCATTATGCGACGCAGCTCGCTGTATGGAATGCGCTGGGACAAGTGGATATTAATGATTTAGATTTTCGTAATAAAAATGTAGAAAAAGTAATGAAAGATATTGTTGCGAAAGCAAAGAGCAGTGAAGAAGTACAAGAAATTACGATGAGTGTTACGCCGTCAGAAAAGCAAGAAGCAGTATTAAAAGATGAGTTCTTCGAAACAGGTTTATATACGGTGCAAACAAATGCGAAAAGTGGAACGTACCAAGTGCAAGCAACTGGTGCGCCTGCAGGAGTTAAATTTGTGAATGAAAAGGGCGAAACAAAAACACAGTTTAATGTGGGGGAAAAGTTCCGTATTTTAATTCCAAAACAGACGCCATCTGGTGAATTTAGCTTTAAAGTATCAGGAACTTTAACAAAATTACAAGGTATCGCGCATAAAGGAACACCGAAAATTCAAGATGCGGTAGTTTTATTAGAGCGCAGTGAAGAAAAAACAAGCCCAGATTTAGCGGTAAGCTGGAAAAAAACTGAAGCACCGCAGAAACCGAATAAACCTTATAAACGATAA
- a CDS encoding NAD(P)-dependent oxidoreductase — MKIGIIGANGKAGSRIMKEALDRGHEVTAIVRNAAKITENNVKVLEKDVFDLTANDIQAFDIIVNAFGAPAGSEHLHVDAGNVLIEAMKGAPNTKLLVVGGAGSLFVDEAKTTRVFDTPGFPKEYLATAQNQGKNLEILQQTNDITWTFISPSALFALGKRTGSYKAGKDHLLVNEKGDSYVSYEDFAVAALDEIENPKHVNERFTVVSEAE; from the coding sequence ATGAAAATCGGAATTATCGGAGCAAACGGAAAAGCTGGAAGTCGTATTATGAAAGAAGCACTTGATCGCGGTCATGAAGTTACTGCAATCGTAAGAAACGCCGCAAAAATCACAGAGAATAATGTAAAAGTTTTAGAAAAAGATGTTTTCGATCTTACTGCTAATGACATACAAGCATTTGACATAATCGTGAATGCGTTTGGCGCTCCTGCTGGAAGTGAACATCTTCACGTAGATGCAGGGAACGTATTAATTGAGGCAATGAAAGGTGCCCCTAATACGAAGTTACTTGTTGTCGGAGGCGCTGGAAGTTTATTTGTAGATGAGGCAAAAACAACACGTGTATTTGATACACCAGGTTTCCCTAAAGAATATCTTGCAACAGCTCAAAACCAAGGAAAAAACCTAGAAATTTTACAACAAACAAACGATATCACTTGGACATTCATTAGTCCTTCTGCTCTATTCGCATTAGGAAAACGTACTGGTTCTTACAAAGCTGGTAAAGACCACCTTCTTGTTAACGAAAAAGGCGACAGCTATGTAAGTTACGAAGACTTCGCTGTAGCTGCACTTGATGAAATTGAAAATCCAAAACACGTGAACGAACGCTTTACAGTTGTATCAGAAGCTGAATAA
- a CDS encoding alanine/glycine:cation symporter family protein, which yields MNILEQFVSSTNTILWSYILIAMLIGLGLYFSIKLKFVQITHLGEMVRLMSDGLTGKTRKKGSVSSFQAFCMSSAARIGIGNLAGVALAISMGGPGAVFWMWVIAIIGASSSFVESTLAQIYKVKDGSGFRGGPAYYMEKGLNKRWMGIWFSILITISYGLIFNSVQANTVTLAFKNAFGLERYVVGIALAALVAVIIFGGVKSIARMSEMIVPPMAIIYIAVAVFVVIKNFYLLPDVFTEIFKGAFGLDSAVGGGIGAAMKYGIQRGLFANEAGMGSAPNAAATADVTHPAKQGFIQTIGVLVDTFLVCTSTAFIVLCSGAYKATNLEGIELTQKALSSQIGPWASSFLAIIIFLFAFSSLLGNYYYGETNIEFIKKSKTWLMIYRAAVVGMVLFGSVATLQVVWNMADLFMGLMVITNLIAITLLGRFAYAALTDYVKQKKQGKDPVFHASSIPGLENTECWEDSMVTKEKEEKAV from the coding sequence ATGAATATTTTAGAACAGTTCGTTTCATCAACGAATACGATTCTTTGGTCATATATTCTTATCGCAATGTTAATAGGCTTAGGGCTTTATTTTTCTATTAAATTGAAATTCGTACAAATTACCCATCTAGGCGAAATGGTACGATTAATGAGTGATGGATTAACTGGAAAGACACGTAAAAAGGGCAGCGTATCTTCTTTCCAAGCTTTCTGTATGAGTTCAGCAGCCCGCATTGGGATCGGGAACTTGGCTGGTGTGGCACTAGCTATTTCTATGGGAGGACCCGGCGCAGTCTTTTGGATGTGGGTAATTGCAATTATCGGGGCATCTTCAAGCTTTGTAGAAAGTACACTTGCACAGATTTATAAAGTAAAAGATGGCAGCGGCTTCCGTGGTGGTCCTGCTTATTATATGGAAAAAGGTTTAAATAAACGTTGGATGGGAATTTGGTTTTCTATTCTGATTACAATTAGTTACGGTTTAATTTTCAACTCAGTACAGGCAAATACAGTTACGCTAGCATTTAAAAATGCATTCGGTTTAGAGCGTTATGTTGTAGGAATCGCATTAGCTGCATTAGTCGCAGTTATTATTTTTGGCGGCGTTAAAAGTATTGCACGTATGTCAGAAATGATTGTTCCACCAATGGCAATTATTTATATAGCAGTAGCTGTTTTCGTTGTTATTAAAAACTTCTATTTACTACCAGATGTTTTCACAGAAATCTTTAAAGGTGCATTCGGTTTAGATTCAGCTGTAGGTGGCGGTATCGGGGCTGCGATGAAGTATGGTATTCAGCGTGGATTATTTGCGAACGAAGCAGGTATGGGTAGTGCGCCGAATGCGGCTGCGACAGCAGATGTAACGCATCCAGCTAAACAAGGATTTATTCAAACAATTGGAGTTTTAGTAGATACATTTTTAGTATGTACATCAACAGCGTTTATCGTACTATGCTCTGGAGCATATAAGGCAACGAATTTAGAAGGAATTGAATTAACACAAAAGGCGCTAAGCTCACAAATTGGTCCATGGGCAAGTAGCTTCTTAGCGATTATTATTTTCCTATTTGCGTTCAGTTCACTTCTAGGAAACTATTATTATGGTGAAACAAATATCGAATTCATTAAGAAAAGTAAAACATGGTTAATGATTTACCGTGCTGCAGTAGTTGGAATGGTGTTATTCGGTTCTGTTGCGACGCTTCAAGTCGTATGGAATATGGCAGACTTATTTATGGGTCTAATGGTAATCACAAACTTAATTGCGATTACACTTCTTGGCCGATTTGCATATGCTGCGTTGACAGACTATGTAAAGCAAAAGAAACAAGGGAAAGATCCAGTCTTCCATGCAAGCTCTATTCCAGGTTTGGAAAACACAGAATGCTGGGAAGATTCTATGGTAACAAAAGAAAAAGAAGAAAAAGCTGTATAA